The following proteins are encoded in a genomic region of Planctomycetia bacterium:
- a CDS encoding DUF1553 domain-containing protein, with translation GLKHFEAKIRPVLVEKCYSCHSAGAKALRGGLLLDTKEGLILGGDSGPALVVGKPEESSLIQALKFESFEMPPSGKLADNVIADFEHWVKIGAPDPRVGPAKVVQKKGIDLDAGRKFWSFRPVVKPAAPQVKHKAWPHGDIDRFIAAKLDEKGLQPAPDAERAVWLRRVTFDLLGLPPTPAELDAFAVDQATDAYEKVVDRLLASPHFGERWGRHWLDVARFAESSGGGRSMVFKEAWRYRDYVVEAFNRDKPLDRFIVEQIAGDLLPHAGDDEERDHLVATSYLVLGANNYEEQDKKVLEMDVADEQIEAIGKGLLGMTIGCARCHDHKFDPIPTADYYALAGIFRSTSVLIHDNVSRWVERPLPMSPELEKVVAKHEAEVAALKQKIDTAKAVVKQLTGPSTNAKTGIVAASSLEGIVVDDAQAKRVGPWSPSKHFKRYVGDGYVTDDDEGKGLKTLTFQPEFKKAGVYDVRLGYIAANDRANAVPISLLTVDGEIEVKVDMRQTPPIDGRFVSLGKYRFDPTNQWFVMISNEETKGYVTVDCLQLVPVDEKPAVAAKDAKPKEVVSDDRKRAAAEVDALEKQMKTLQASGPSRPMTMAVDDAEKVEDCKICIRGNVHNRGSVVPRGVLQVATAGKWQAVPEDQSGRLQLAEWVASSSNPLTSRVYVNRVWHHLFGAGLVRTVDNFGTTGETPSHPELLDYLASEFTASNWSTKRLVRSIALSHVYRTTTNTTTTTAKQGAVVDPDNRLLSHMNRRRLDAESIRDAILVASGKLDRKLGGLAVDDPSVLQGVGTVMPTEYGYVFTDVRRSIYTPAFRNRTLELFEAFDFADPNSVTGKRNISTVAPQALYLLNSPFVMEQASAAAARSFAEHSTFDDEQRIEAAFRDTLGRAPTDRELQAGLAAVVATSPAPTPSKSLTARKPRIVSIDDANEPAVDPRLAAWERLYQALFGCVDFRYVD, from the coding sequence AGGGCTCAAGCACTTCGAGGCGAAGATCCGGCCGGTGCTCGTCGAGAAGTGCTACTCGTGCCACTCGGCAGGGGCGAAGGCGCTGCGCGGCGGCTTGCTGCTCGATACCAAAGAGGGGCTCATCCTCGGCGGCGACTCCGGCCCGGCGCTGGTCGTCGGCAAGCCGGAGGAGAGTTCGCTAATCCAGGCGCTCAAGTTCGAGTCGTTCGAGATGCCGCCGTCGGGCAAGTTGGCCGATAACGTGATCGCCGACTTCGAGCATTGGGTGAAGATCGGAGCCCCGGATCCGCGCGTAGGGCCGGCGAAGGTGGTGCAGAAGAAGGGGATCGATCTCGATGCCGGCCGGAAGTTTTGGTCGTTTCGTCCGGTCGTGAAGCCGGCTGCACCGCAAGTGAAGCACAAGGCTTGGCCGCACGGCGACATCGACCGCTTCATCGCGGCCAAGCTCGACGAAAAAGGTTTGCAACCAGCCCCGGATGCCGAGCGGGCCGTGTGGCTGCGCCGCGTGACGTTCGACTTGCTCGGCCTGCCGCCGACCCCCGCCGAGCTCGATGCGTTCGCCGTCGATCAGGCGACCGATGCCTATGAGAAGGTCGTCGATCGGCTGCTCGCGTCGCCTCACTTCGGCGAGCGCTGGGGGCGCCACTGGCTCGACGTGGCGCGGTTCGCCGAGTCGAGCGGCGGCGGACGTTCGATGGTCTTCAAAGAGGCGTGGCGTTATCGCGACTACGTCGTCGAGGCGTTCAACCGCGACAAGCCGCTCGATAGGTTCATCGTCGAGCAAATTGCCGGCGACTTGCTTCCGCATGCCGGCGACGACGAAGAACGCGACCATCTCGTGGCGACGTCGTATCTCGTGCTCGGCGCGAACAACTATGAAGAGCAAGACAAGAAAGTGCTCGAGATGGACGTTGCCGACGAGCAGATCGAAGCGATCGGCAAAGGGCTGCTCGGCATGACGATCGGCTGCGCGCGGTGCCACGATCATAAGTTCGATCCGATCCCGACGGCCGACTACTACGCGCTGGCTGGAATCTTTCGCAGCACGAGCGTGTTGATCCATGATAACGTCTCGCGCTGGGTCGAGCGGCCGTTGCCGATGTCGCCGGAGTTGGAGAAGGTCGTCGCGAAGCACGAAGCGGAAGTCGCCGCGTTGAAGCAAAAAATCGACACGGCCAAGGCCGTGGTGAAGCAACTCACCGGCCCTAGCACGAACGCCAAGACCGGCATCGTGGCGGCGTCGAGCTTAGAGGGGATCGTCGTCGACGACGCGCAGGCCAAGCGGGTCGGACCGTGGTCGCCCTCGAAGCATTTCAAACGCTACGTCGGCGACGGCTACGTGACCGACGATGACGAAGGGAAGGGGCTCAAGACCCTGACCTTCCAACCGGAGTTTAAGAAGGCCGGCGTCTACGACGTTCGCCTCGGCTATATCGCCGCGAACGATCGGGCCAATGCGGTGCCGATCTCGTTGCTTACGGTCGACGGCGAGATCGAAGTGAAGGTCGACATGCGACAGACGCCGCCGATCGACGGCCGGTTCGTCTCGCTCGGCAAGTATCGCTTCGACCCGACGAACCAATGGTTCGTGATGATCTCGAACGAAGAGACGAAGGGCTATGTGACGGTCGATTGCTTGCAATTGGTGCCGGTCGATGAGAAGCCTGCGGTCGCCGCGAAGGACGCCAAGCCGAAAGAAGTCGTCTCCGACGATCGAAAGCGTGCCGCGGCGGAGGTCGACGCGTTGGAAAAACAGATGAAGACGCTCCAGGCTTCCGGCCCGTCGCGCCCGATGACAATGGCGGTCGACGACGCCGAGAAAGTCGAAGACTGCAAGATTTGCATTCGCGGCAACGTGCATAACCGCGGCTCGGTCGTGCCGCGCGGCGTGTTGCAAGTCGCGACCGCCGGCAAGTGGCAAGCGGTTCCGGAAGATCAAAGCGGGCGACTGCAACTCGCCGAATGGGTCGCGAGTTCGTCGAACCCGTTGACCTCGCGCGTCTACGTGAATCGGGTCTGGCACCATCTCTTCGGAGCGGGCCTCGTCCGCACGGTCGACAACTTCGGCACGACGGGCGAAACCCCCTCACACCCGGAACTGCTCGATTACTTGGCGTCGGAGTTCACCGCCTCGAACTGGTCGACGAAGCGGCTCGTGCGTTCGATCGCGCTGTCGCACGTTTATCGCACGACCACGAACACGACCACGACCACGGCTAAGCAGGGCGCAGTCGTCGATCCCGACAATCGCTTGCTCTCGCACATGAATCGTCGCCGGCTCGATGCGGAGTCGATTCGCGATGCGATCCTCGTCGCGAGCGGCAAGCTCGATCGGAAGCTCGGCGGTCTCGCGGTCGATGATCCGAGCGTGTTACAGGGAGTCGGCACCGTGATGCCGACGGAATACGGCTACGTCTTCACCGACGTGCGCCGCAGCATTTACACGCCGGCGTTTCGCAACCGGACGCTCGAACTGTTCGAAGCGTTCGACTTCGCCGATCCGAACAGCGTGACCGGCAAGCGGAACATCAGCACCGTGGCGCCGCAAGCGTTGTACCTGTTGAACAGTCCGTTCGTGATGGAGCAGGCCTCGGCTGCCGCCGCCCGCTCGTTCGCCGAACACTCGACGTTTGACGACGAACAACGAATCGAAGCGGCCTTCCGCGACACCCTGGGGCGTGCGCCGACCGATCGCGAGTTGCAAGCCGGCTTGGCTGCCGTCGTGGCGACGTCGCCTGCACCGACCCCTTCCAAGAGTTTGACGGCTCGCAAGCCGCGGATCGTAAGCATTGATGATGCGAATGAACCGGCGGTCGATCCTCGGCTTGCCGCCTGGGAGCGGTTGTATCAGGCTCTCTTCGGCTGCGTCGATTTCCGATATGTAGATTAG